From one Lycium barbarum isolate Lr01 chromosome 6, ASM1917538v2, whole genome shotgun sequence genomic stretch:
- the LOC132599445 gene encoding alpha carbonic anhydrase 7-like has translation MDTMLARTNKILFLSFLLLTSALFLATCHEVDDESEFSYDEESENGPAHWGEIHPEWSTCNSGKLQSPIDLLNERVEVVSYLGRLKRSYKASSYATLLNRGHDMMLRWEGGAGHIEINGTKYQLNQAHWHSPSEHTINGRRFDLEVHLVHESEDGKTAVVGIMYKIGRADSFLSKIEGDLKALAHTTGVERKIGVIDPKEIKLGSRKYYRYIGSLTVPPCTQDVVWTIVRKVRTVTREQMKLIREAVHDESDTNSRPVQAANKRPILLYRPNDPKE, from the exons ATGGATACAATGCTTGCAAGAACCAACAAAATCTTgttcctttcttttcttcttctcacAAGTGCATTATTTCTTGCAACATGTCATGAAGTTG ATGATGAAAGTGAGTTTAGTTATGATGAAGAAAGTGAGAATGGACCAGCACATTGGGGTGAAATTCATCCAGAATGGAGTACGTGTAATTCTGGAAAATTGCAATCTCCAATTGATCTTTTGAATGAGAGAGTTGAAGTTGTTTCTTATTTGGGAAGACTTAAAAGAAGCTACAAAGCATCATCCTATGCTACTCTTTTGAATAGAGGACATGATATGATG TTAAGATGGGAAGGTGGAGCAGGACATATTGAGATAAATGGAACAAAATATCAACTCAATCAGGCTCATTGGCATTCCCCTTCTGAACATACTATCAATGGAAGAAG ATTTGATTTGGAGGTTCATTTGGTTCATGAAAGTGAGGATGGAAAGACTGCAGTTGTTGGAATAATGTACAAGATTGGAAGAGCTGATTCCTTCTTGTCTAAA ATCGAGGGTGATTTAAAAGCTCTAGCACATACAACAGGTGTGGAGAGAAAGATAGGAGTAATTGATCCAAAAGAAATAAAGTTGGGTAGCAGAAAATATTACAGATATATTGGCTCGTTGACTGTTCCTCCTTGCACTCAAGATGTTGTCTGGACTATTGTAAGAAAG GTGAGGACTGTCACAAGAGAACAAATGAAGCTAATCCGCGAGGCGGTTCATGAT GAATCTGATACAAATTCCAGACCAGTCCAAGCAGCAAACAAACGACCGATCCTACTCTATAGACCAAATGATCCTAAAGAATAA
- the LOC132599446 gene encoding lysM domain receptor-like kinase 4 yields MIFQWLLVLIWIFIGSSYGQQFYDPTSCFSSITSPGTRYTCSSSPKNSCQTFLVYRANQDYTTISAVSYLFGILDPDELLNMNNVTSSSQILEIGREVIVPIQCSCLGEFFQANVSYIAPTNTKFDDVACGVFEGLVKSVTLYEQNKKIKFSDEIKGGTELLVPLKCACPDKFFGPGLKYLVTYPFITGDDTGKVSEKFSIPVEDIWGANNLSFDPPVFSNTTILVPLRGEPSINFSNIHDSEPPSPGFLPTQLVEKSSKNPKIKKLYIAGSVIGFFLVAATLVACGLYVRALKKFKAERTIHKGSFNSGSLTPRSSPPISGPTPARSSTNSCFSPDLLAGIKYTLGEYNIDELTNATGNFSEETKISDNVYKGCVDNNAEVLIKRIRFEDTRQVIDVHSRINHVNIVKLQGVCYGEDDITGSYLVFEYPSNGTLRDCLSNSSISSLKWHKRTQIAFDIATGLHYLHFCTIPPYTHMNINSKNVFLTPNWRAKLAVFGAKASIGATREVGSIGSLGGWIAPEHLVHGSVSEKVDIFAFGVVLLELISGKEDVDGNFLRDSITFLGGGANEGGCFEQLKNFIDPCLMEDYPLAEALCLAVLAKACIEDDPLHRPSTDDIIKVLARMV; encoded by the coding sequence ATGATTTTTCAATGGCTTCTAGTACTAATTTGGATCTTTATTGGCTCAAGCTATGGCCAACAGTTCTATGATCCAACCTCATGTTTTTCTAGTATCACTTCTCCAGGCACAAGATACACATGTAGTAGTTCACCAAAAAATTCCTGTCAGACATTTTTGGTTTATAGAGCCAACCAAGATTACACAACAATCTCTGCTGTATCTTACTTGTTTGGAATATTGGACCCTGATGAACTACTCAACATGAACAATGTCACGTCTTCGTCACAGATTCTTGAAATTGGTAGAGAAGTGATTGTTCCAATTCAATGTTCTTGTTTAGGTGAATTCTTTCAAGCAAATGTTAGTTACATTGCACCTACAAACACGAAATTCGACGATGTTGCTTGTGGTGTTTTTGAAGGTCTAGTTAAGTCTGTCACACTTTATGAGCAGAACAAGAAAATCAAATTTTCTGATGAAATTAAAGGTGGAACAGAGTTGCTTGTGCCTTTGAAATGTGCATGTCCTGATAAATTCTTTGGTCCTGGATTAAAGTACCTTGTGACATACCCTTTTATTACAGGTGATGATACAGGAAAAGTAAGTGAAAAATTCAGTATTCCTGTTGAAGATATATGGGGAGCTAATAATTTAAGTTTTGATCCCCCTGTTTTTTCTAACACAACAATTTTGGTCCCCCTTAGAGGCGAACCGTCAATAAATTTCAGCAATATTCATGATTCTGAACCTCCTAGCCCTGGTTTTCTACCAACTCAACTGGTCGAAAAATCATCCAAAAATCCGAAAATAAAGAAACTCTATATTGCAGGATCAGTTATTGGTTTTTTTCTTGTTGCTGCAACTTTAGTTGCTTGTGGTTTATATGTAAGGGCCTTAAAGAAATTCAAGGCAGAGCGGACAATACATAAGGGGTCTTTTAATTCAGGTTCATTAACTCCAAGAAGCTCGCCTCCAATATCCGGTCCAACGCCTGCTAGAAGCTCAACGAATTCGTGCTTTTCTCCTGATTTGCTTGCAGGAATAAAGTACACTTTAGGGGAGTACAACATAGATGAATTGACAAACGCGACGGGTAATTTTAGTGAAGAGACTAAGATAAGTGACAATGTATACAAGGGATGTGTTGATAATAATGCAGAAGTACTGATCAAGAGAATAAGATTTGAGGACACTAGACAAGTAATTGATGTACATTCAAGAATcaatcatgtgaatattgtaaaGCTTCAAGGTGTTTGTTATGGCGAGGATGATATAACAGGATCTTATCTTGTATTTGAATATCCATCCAATGGGACTTTAAGGGACTGTTTGTCTAATTCCTCTATTTCTTCTCTAAAGTGGCATAAAAGGACTCAAATTGCTTTTGACATTGCCACAGGGCTACACTACTTGCACTTTTGCACAATTCCACCTTATACACACATGAACATCAACAGCAAAAACGTCTTCTTGACCCCGAATTGGAGGGCAAAATTGGCCGTTTTTGGAGCTAAAGCAAGCATTGGAGCAACCAGGGAAGTTGGAAGTATCGGGAGTCTAGGAGGGTGGATTGCCCCTGAACATCTAGTACATGGTTCGGTGTCTGAAAAAGTGGACATTTTTGCATTCGGAGTAGTACTACTCGAGCTCATATCGGGGAAAGAAGACGTTGATGGGAATTTCTTGAGGGATTCAATTACTTTTTTGGGAGGGGGAGCTAATGAGGGAGGATGTTTTGAACAATTGAAGAATTTTATTGATCCATGCCTTATGGAAGATTACCCTTTAGCAGAGGCATTGTGTTTAGCTGTTTTAGCTAAAGCTTGTATTGAAGATGATCCTCTTCATAGGCCATCGACGGATGATATAATTAAAGTCCTTGCAAGAATGGTatga
- the LOC132600290 gene encoding protein LYK5-like — protein sequence MGIACETADCALCDKEEMEDLSHLFVECDWARKVWKELTLQGVCYGEDDITGSCTWFTIYLVFEYPSNGTLRDCLSNSSISSLKWHKRTQIAFDIATGLHYLHFCTIPPYTHMNINNKNVFLTPNWRAKLALFGAKASIGATREVGSIGSLGGWIAPEHLVHGSVSEKVDIFAFGVVLLELISGKEDVDGNFLRDSINFLGGGANEGGCFEQLKNFIDPCLMEDYPLAEALCLAVLAKACIEDDPLHRPSTDDIIKVLARMV from the exons ATGGGTATAGCATGCGAAACTGCTGACTGTGCACTATGTGACAAAGAGGAGATGGAAGACCTGAGTCACCTGTTTGTTGAGTGTGACTGGGCAAGAAAAGTATGGAAAGAACTTACA CTTCAAGGTGTTTGTTATGGCGAGGATGATATAACAGGATCTTGTACATGGTTCACTATTTATCTTGTATTTGAGTATCCATCCAATGGGACTTTAAGGGACTGTTTGTCTAATTCCTCTATTTCTTCTCTAAAGTGGCATAAAAGGACTCAAATTGCTTTTGACATTGCCACAGGGCTACACTACTTGCACTTTTGCACAATTCCACCTTATACACACATGAACATCAACAACAAAAACGTCTTCTTGACCCCGAATTGGAGGGCAAAATTGGCCCTTTTTGGAGCTAAAGCAAGCATTGGAGCAACCAGGGAAGTTGGAAGTATCGGGAGTCTAGGAGGGTGGATTGCCCCTGAACATCTAGTACATGGCTCGGTGTCTGAAAAAGTGGACATTTTTGCATTCGGAGTAGTACTACTTGAGCTCATATCGGGGAAAGAAGACGTTGATGGGAATTTCTTGAGGgattcaattaattttttgggagGGGGAGCTAATGAGGGAGGATGTTTTGAACAATTGAAGAATTTTATTGATCCATGCCTTATGGAAGATTACCCTTTAGCAGAGGCATTGTGTTTAGCTGTTTTAGCTAAAGCTTGTATTGAAGATGATCCTCTTCATAGGCCATCGACGGATGATATAATTAAAGTCCTTGCAAGAATGGTatga